The Candidatus Bathyarchaeota archaeon nucleotide sequence GCCCGTTTGGTCGCGGTGAGTGTTAGAAATCAGGATTGATTGAACTTTGAGTAAGCCCTCGGTACTAATCAAAGGTGCTGGAGATGTCGCAACTGGCGTAGCTTATATTTTAAATCAAGAAGGCATGGATATAGTAATGACAGAAATCGATAGGCCCACAACCGAAAGGCGCGGGGCATCATTTTCAGAAACAATTTATTCCAATGAAATAACTGTTGATGGACTAACAGCAAAAAAAACAAATTTTGATAATTATGTTAAGATTCTAGAAGATGGAAAAATACCAGTAGTTGTTGATCCCAAAACAGAGTTGCTAGATAAAATTAAGCCAGAAATTCTTGTAGATGCG carries:
- a CDS encoding molybdenum hydroxylase, which encodes MSKPSVLIKGAGDVATGVAYILNQEGMDIVMTEIDRPTTERRGASFSETIYSNEITVDGLTAKKTNFDNYVKILEDGKIPVVVDPKTELLDKIKPEILVDA